Proteins encoded by one window of Lactobacillus sp. ESL0684:
- the citF gene encoding citrate lyase subunit alpha has product MENKVNRELPDELMTKMNLKGFESTKIGHPEVQRVAPKVRVSAGEDKVVDSLEEVIKNNLKDGMTISFHHHFRNGDFAFNKVMDQIIKMGYQDLTLAPSSLTGVMNDKVIEAIKKGVITNIASSGMRGSLGEFVSHGGLKNPVIFRSHGNRARAIEVGDIKIDVAFLGVPVSDPAGNANGQDGNAVFGSLGYALIDAQYADKVVLLTDNVVDYPNTPASIKQDQVDYVVKVDKIGDPDKIGSGATRFTKDPKELKIAQNVNQVITNSPYYKQGFSFQTGSGGAALAVTRYLRQSMIDDQITASFALGGITKPTTDLLEEGLVKKVMDVQDFDKGAAASMAKNRDQQEIDASWYADPHNKGAVVNNLDVAILSALQIDTDFNVNVMTGSDGVIRGAIGGHQDAANAKMTIITAPLVRGRNATVVPKVETVVTPGDSIDVLVTERGIAINPKRQDLIAALSKVPGLKIVDIKDLQQLAQGQVGQAKPLEYTDRTVALVEYRDGTIIDTIKQVKD; this is encoded by the coding sequence TTGGAGAATAAAGTTAACCGCGAATTACCAGATGAATTAATGACTAAAATGAATTTAAAGGGCTTTGAATCAACTAAAATCGGTCATCCTGAAGTTCAACGGGTTGCTCCTAAAGTTAGGGTAAGCGCCGGAGAAGACAAAGTAGTTGATTCTTTAGAAGAGGTTATTAAAAATAATCTTAAAGATGGGATGACCATATCGTTCCACCACCACTTTAGAAATGGTGATTTTGCTTTCAATAAAGTCATGGATCAAATTATTAAAATGGGGTATCAAGATTTAACTCTGGCTCCATCTTCACTGACTGGTGTCATGAACGACAAGGTAATTGAAGCAATTAAAAAGGGGGTAATTACTAATATTGCTTCCTCAGGAATGCGTGGCAGCCTTGGTGAATTTGTTTCACATGGCGGTCTTAAAAATCCGGTAATTTTTCGTTCACATGGTAATCGGGCACGAGCAATTGAAGTGGGCGACATTAAAATTGATGTAGCTTTCTTAGGTGTTCCGGTTTCTGATCCAGCAGGTAATGCTAATGGCCAAGATGGTAATGCAGTTTTTGGTTCATTAGGATATGCTTTAATCGATGCCCAATATGCCGATAAAGTTGTATTGCTAACAGATAACGTGGTTGATTACCCGAATACACCAGCCTCAATTAAGCAGGATCAAGTTGATTATGTCGTTAAAGTTGATAAGATTGGTGACCCTGATAAGATTGGTTCTGGTGCTACTCGATTTACTAAAGATCCTAAAGAATTAAAAATCGCCCAAAATGTTAATCAGGTGATTACTAACTCACCATATTATAAACAAGGTTTTTCATTCCAAACAGGTTCTGGTGGTGCTGCTTTAGCAGTAACGCGATATTTACGTCAATCAATGATTGATGATCAGATTACAGCCTCATTTGCTTTAGGTGGCATTACTAAGCCAACTACTGATTTGCTTGAAGAGGGCTTAGTAAAAAAAGTCATGGATGTCCAGGATTTTGATAAAGGTGCAGCTGCATCAATGGCCAAGAATCGTGATCAACAAGAAATAGATGCTTCATGGTATGCTGATCCGCATAACAAAGGTGCAGTCGTAAATAATCTTGATGTAGCCATCTTATCTGCATTGCAAATTGATACAGATTTTAATGTTAATGTGATGACTGGCTCAGATGGAGTTATCCGCGGGGCAATTGGTGGACATCAAGATGCTGCTAATGCCAAGATGACTATCATTACAGCTCCACTTGTTCGCGGGCGTAATGCTACGGTAGTGCCAAAAGTTGAAACGGTTGTTACACCGGGCGATTCAATTGATGTTCTAGTAACTGAGCGCGGAATTGCCATTAATCCTAAGCGTCAAGACTTGATTGCTGCTTTGAGCAAAGTTCCAGGGTTAAAGATTGTTGACATTAAAGACTTGCAACAACTAGCCCAAGGCCAAGTTGGACAAGCGAAACCGCTGGAATATACTGATCGTACTGTTGCTTTGGTAGAATATCGTGATGGCACGATCATTGATACCATTAAGCAAGTTAAAGACTAA
- a CDS encoding alpha/beta hydrolase, producing MEFRTNDGVKIHYYDTQTAGQPIVAIPGIGGYSRMWLKVAQLFKKDFRFILIDPRNQGQSERTYQGQRISRHALDLAELLQKLDLQQVIGIGNSMGAANLWSYLSLFGSKRFCAMIDLDQPPKMIRDETWSYGFKDLTWHNYPEYLKVDFGNPFFARIDEEMFDLARQEARDFPYQPSDNYLCLIDHAHQDWRDVLIDIDIPLLVLAGENSPLFDYHFALAMQELSPLIEAKIIANCGHLIQAEQPREMYDEVMRFLNSYKGSD from the coding sequence ATGGAATTTCGCACTAATGACGGTGTAAAAATTCATTATTATGATACACAAACTGCTGGGCAGCCAATCGTTGCGATTCCTGGAATTGGCGGTTATAGCCGAATGTGGCTAAAAGTTGCCCAACTCTTTAAAAAAGATTTTCGCTTCATTTTAATTGATCCACGTAATCAAGGTCAATCTGAGAGAACCTATCAGGGTCAAAGAATTAGCCGTCATGCATTAGATTTAGCAGAGTTATTGCAAAAGTTAGATTTACAACAGGTAATTGGAATTGGCAATTCAATGGGAGCTGCCAATTTGTGGTCATATTTATCGCTATTTGGTAGTAAGCGCTTTTGCGCGATGATTGATTTAGATCAGCCTCCTAAAATGATTCGTGATGAAACGTGGTCTTACGGTTTTAAAGATTTAACTTGGCATAATTATCCGGAATATTTAAAAGTTGATTTTGGGAATCCTTTTTTTGCACGAATTGATGAAGAAATGTTTGATTTAGCACGCCAAGAAGCGCGCGATTTTCCATATCAACCTAGTGATAATTACTTGTGTCTAATTGATCATGCACACCAAGATTGGCGGGATGTCTTAATTGACATCGATATCCCGTTATTAGTCTTAGCTGGCGAAAACTCACCGCTATTTGATTATCACTTTGCCTTGGCAATGCAGGAATTGAGCCCGTTGATTGAAGCAAAAATTATTGCTAATTGTGGTCATTTAATTCAGGCGGAGCAACCACGAGAGATGTATGATGAAGTTATGCGATTTTTAAATAGTTATAAAGGAAGTGACTAA
- a CDS encoding aldolase/citrate lyase family protein, producing the protein MTYVKNRLRRTMMFVPGNNPAMIKDAGIYGADSIMLDLEDAVSLTEKDAARMLVFNAIKTVDFGGAEIVVRINGQDTPFYDEDVKAMVLAGVDVIRLPKTESAEMIQKLVKDMEKAEEEYGIAKGSIGVMAAIESAKGVLNSPTIATATPLMMGLAVSGEDYTADMHTHRYPDGRELEFARNMVLQSARAAGVYAFDTVFSNMQDTEGFYRETNYIYELGFDGKSLVNPRQISMVNEVFNPTKAEIENAKNVQNAIREAKAKGSGVISMNGKMVDKPVVEKANRVLETAKASNLIDKEGNYIGE; encoded by the coding sequence ATGACTTATGTGAAAAATCGTCTGCGTCGAACTATGATGTTCGTTCCCGGTAATAATCCAGCAATGATTAAGGATGCTGGGATTTACGGTGCAGATTCAATCATGCTTGATTTAGAGGATGCTGTTTCATTGACTGAAAAAGATGCAGCTAGAATGCTAGTTTTTAATGCGATTAAAACTGTCGACTTTGGTGGCGCTGAAATCGTAGTTAGAATTAATGGTCAAGATACGCCTTTTTATGATGAAGATGTTAAGGCCATGGTGTTAGCCGGTGTAGATGTTATTCGTTTACCTAAGACTGAATCAGCAGAAATGATCCAAAAATTAGTTAAAGATATGGAAAAAGCTGAAGAAGAATATGGCATTGCAAAGGGCTCAATTGGTGTGATGGCAGCGATTGAAAGTGCTAAAGGCGTGCTGAATTCACCAACAATTGCTACGGCAACACCTTTAATGATGGGCTTAGCTGTTTCAGGTGAAGATTACACTGCTGACATGCATACGCACCGTTATCCAGATGGCCGGGAATTAGAATTTGCTCGCAATATGGTCTTGCAATCTGCTCGGGCAGCTGGAGTTTATGCATTTGATACCGTCTTTTCAAATATGCAGGATACTGAAGGTTTTTATCGAGAAACGAATTATATTTATGAATTAGGCTTTGACGGGAAATCACTAGTTAACCCACGTCAAATTTCAATGGTTAATGAAGTCTTTAACCCAACTAAAGCAGAAATTGAAAATGCAAAGAATGTGCAAAATGCAATTCGTGAGGCTAAAGCCAAGGGTTCAGGTGTTATCTCCATGAATGGTAAGATGGTTGATAAACCAGTTGTTGAAAAAGCGAATCGAGTACTCGAAACTGCGAAAGCTTCTAATTTGATTGATAAGGAGGGTAATTACATTGGAGAATAA
- a CDS encoding sugar-binding domain-containing protein: MTLLTDEELANIAHDYFLSKLNIADISKKYDLSRYLITKAIEEAEDKGIVKINIYQSPKRVEKLEREFQRLFHLKEVYILEDLETKNQDNEMIVNYAAKQIQNYIKSSHVVGLTWGTLIRDIVNNFTEVNRDDLTFIQLVGQVVNTSKRKNQVIQQAAKKFNAKSLTFPAPLYALNPQLIQEVKQEPFYEQIDNFYPRLDLVFASIGTAQAIESGRFFMEYYADSLFTGIDRSKIAGTVFGRPYDIEGNFFETIEPHICGISLSELMRIPNRFVIVKNRFKEEALLGALRSGVVTHLVTSSGIAERVLQKLNN; the protein is encoded by the coding sequence ATGACATTATTAACTGATGAAGAACTGGCAAATATTGCTCACGATTACTTTTTGAGTAAATTAAATATTGCCGACATCTCCAAAAAATATGATTTATCCCGCTATCTGATAACTAAGGCAATTGAGGAAGCTGAAGACAAGGGAATAGTCAAAATCAACATTTACCAAAGTCCTAAACGAGTAGAAAAACTTGAACGTGAATTTCAACGTCTCTTTCATTTAAAGGAAGTCTATATCCTTGAAGACTTAGAAACCAAAAATCAGGACAATGAAATGATCGTCAACTATGCTGCCAAGCAAATTCAAAACTATATTAAATCTTCTCACGTAGTCGGTCTAACCTGGGGAACCTTAATCCGGGACATTGTCAATAACTTTACTGAAGTTAACCGAGATGATTTAACCTTTATTCAACTGGTTGGTCAGGTGGTTAATACAAGCAAACGCAAAAACCAAGTGATTCAACAAGCAGCCAAAAAATTTAATGCAAAGTCACTTACTTTTCCTGCTCCATTATATGCACTTAATCCGCAATTAATTCAAGAAGTTAAACAAGAACCTTTCTATGAACAAATTGATAATTTTTATCCACGACTTGACTTAGTCTTTGCCAGTATTGGCACTGCTCAAGCAATCGAATCTGGACGGTTCTTTATGGAATATTATGCAGATAGTTTATTTACTGGAATTGATCGTAGTAAAATTGCTGGGACGGTCTTTGGTCGACCTTACGATATCGAAGGAAACTTCTTTGAAACAATTGAACCTCATATATGCGGGATTAGTCTATCAGAACTAATGCGAATTCCCAATCGCTTTGTAATCGTCAAAAACCGGTTTAAGGAAGAAGCCTTACTTGGAGCACTAAGAAGTGGTGTTGTTACTCATTTAGTTACCAGCAGCGGAATTGCAGAACGTGTCTTGCAAAAGCTAAACAATTAA
- the citD gene encoding citrate lyase acyl carrier protein translates to MEIKTIGVAGTLESSDIQIMISKGTDGIQIDLDSEVIKAYGDQIKQAITNTLQKYGITDAKVKATDKGALDCVIVARTLAAAQRATETSDKPELEVLQ, encoded by the coding sequence ATGGAAATTAAAACAATTGGTGTAGCAGGGACTTTAGAGTCTTCCGATATCCAAATCATGATTTCTAAAGGAACAGATGGAATTCAAATTGATTTGGATTCTGAAGTAATTAAGGCGTATGGTGACCAAATTAAACAAGCAATTACTAACACTTTACAAAAATATGGAATTACCGATGCTAAGGTTAAGGCGACCGATAAGGGGGCACTTGATTGTGTAATCGTCGCTCGGACATTAGCTGCAGCTCAAAGAGCAACTGAAACTTCAGATAAACCAGAATTGGAGGTATTGCAATAA
- the citC gene encoding [citrate (pro-3S)-lyase] ligase: MDKVVDLYLNDHATFEKWKNFLSKLDLKNFSTREVAVIDHTIGLIDDAGKLVGTGSIAGNVLKYIAVCNKGVVPGTRFNQIVSALQQYLFSQKIFHSFVFTKVKYSASFQHLGFSELAKTDTAAFLESGTPDINDFIAQIPRTKAQKQQEVAAIVMNANPFTLGHRKLVELASRENDLVYVFVVATDASLFTTSERMQLVKAGTADLKNVIVVSGGDYLVSAATFPAYFLESPDDLITTQTEIDAVVFRNIIAPALAIKYRYLGTEPFSRTTNFYNQSLIKILSPNIDVKIVQRFCSNQKIITATQVRQLIKTGNLVAIKQLVPATTMEFIQDNYQALQTRIMKGMKINGN, translated from the coding sequence ATGGACAAAGTAGTTGACCTGTATTTAAATGACCATGCGACATTTGAAAAATGGAAGAATTTTTTAAGCAAATTAGACTTGAAGAATTTTAGTACACGCGAAGTTGCTGTGATTGATCACACGATTGGACTAATTGATGATGCTGGTAAATTGGTTGGGACAGGCAGTATTGCTGGTAATGTTTTAAAATACATCGCAGTCTGCAATAAAGGTGTTGTTCCTGGAACTCGGTTTAACCAAATTGTGTCAGCCTTGCAACAATATTTATTCAGTCAAAAAATTTTTCACAGTTTTGTTTTTACTAAGGTAAAATATTCAGCGAGTTTTCAGCACTTAGGATTTAGTGAATTAGCTAAGACTGACACAGCAGCTTTTTTAGAAAGTGGCACACCTGATATTAATGACTTTATTGCACAAATACCTCGCACAAAAGCACAAAAACAGCAAGAGGTAGCTGCGATTGTCATGAATGCTAATCCTTTTACCTTAGGACATAGGAAACTAGTTGAACTGGCAAGTCGGGAAAATGATTTAGTCTATGTCTTCGTGGTTGCAACAGATGCTTCTTTATTTACAACAAGTGAAAGAATGCAATTGGTCAAAGCAGGCACTGCAGATTTAAAGAATGTAATTGTAGTTAGCGGTGGTGATTATTTAGTTTCAGCAGCAACTTTTCCGGCTTATTTTTTAGAATCACCGGATGACTTAATCACTACTCAAACTGAAATTGATGCTGTAGTTTTTCGAAATATTATTGCACCAGCTCTTGCAATCAAATATCGTTATCTTGGGACAGAACCCTTTTCTCGAACAACTAATTTCTACAACCAGAGTTTAATTAAAATACTTAGTCCAAATATTGACGTTAAGATTGTCCAACGCTTTTGTAGTAATCAAAAAATAATCACGGCAACGCAAGTCCGGCAGTTAATTAAGACCGGAAATTTGGTAGCGATTAAGCAGCTTGTGCCAGCAACTACGATGGAATTTATTCAAGATAATTATCAAGCTTTACAAACAAGAATTATGAAAGGAATGAAAATTAATGGAAATTAA
- the citX gene encoding citrate lyase holo-[acyl-carrier protein] synthase, translating into MTKSIFKEGQPQDIVQVLADKDRRVRLQTKLLQAASAKTLLDVKLNIPGPIKNNQYLRKLFVAGVKDLERILTNNHLQCSLKASWDRPTGCENFYLSNNEAFKVKQAAIYFEDQTELGRLFDADVLTSASKAALSRTEMGLKARSCFLCQRPAKECARSRRHSVNQLQAYLSQVYENNLT; encoded by the coding sequence ATGACTAAATCAATTTTTAAAGAAGGTCAGCCGCAAGATATTGTTCAAGTTTTAGCTGATAAGGATAGACGAGTGAGATTGCAAACTAAACTATTACAAGCTGCTTCAGCAAAGACTTTATTAGATGTTAAACTCAATATACCAGGACCAATCAAGAATAATCAATACTTACGTAAATTATTTGTGGCTGGTGTTAAGGATTTGGAACGAATTTTAACCAACAACCATTTACAGTGCTCACTAAAGGCTAGCTGGGATAGACCCACCGGTTGTGAAAATTTTTATCTGAGTAATAATGAAGCTTTTAAAGTTAAGCAAGCTGCGATTTATTTTGAGGACCAAACAGAATTAGGTCGTTTGTTTGATGCCGATGTGTTAACTTCAGCAAGCAAAGCTGCTTTATCAAGAACTGAAATGGGATTAAAAGCACGTTCCTGTTTTTTATGTCAAAGACCAGCTAAAGAGTGTGCACGTTCAAGAAGGCATTCTGTCAACCAATTACAAGCTTATCTCAGCCAAGTTTATGAAAACAATCTAACTTAA
- a CDS encoding DASS family sodium-coupled anion symporter, with protein MKTLEKVNYKGFVWPLIIGIVLWCITPWRPAGLSAQAWQMFAIFVATIVGCITKPLPIGGTTIVGLVATVLVGLAPIKDVVDPKTGAITSTGILSAFSNSASWLIAMAFIMAYGISKTGLGNRIAYWMIRRFGKKSIGIGYAITGLELILGALIPSNSARTGGVVWPVTESISKDYDSYPNDPSRKKIGAYLDFTAFHANVLSTALFITGAAPNMVAVQMAAQKGYSMTWISWFVAAIVPVLVATIIIPIVIYKIYPPEIKETPNAEKWANDHLTEMGKITKPEKIMATVFVLAIVLWVLSGVFDIPQLDSTFVAFLAVALLLITGVLTMSDVLKQTGAWNILIWLSILVFMASKLIAFGFIDWFSKTIQSSLSGINWGIVLIVLVLLMFYTHYFFASGTAHMTALYLPFLSVAVATGAPLPLAAMLLAFTGAINASTTHYANGPASILATTGYVKQGEWWKLNFVLGLVYLVIFGGVGALWMKVIGMW; from the coding sequence ATGAAAACTCTAGAAAAAGTGAATTATAAAGGCTTTGTTTGGCCTTTAATAATTGGAATAGTACTGTGGTGTATTACACCATGGCGGCCAGCAGGTTTATCTGCACAGGCTTGGCAAATGTTTGCGATTTTTGTTGCTACTATTGTTGGCTGTATCACTAAACCCTTACCAATTGGTGGGACTACCATTGTTGGTTTAGTTGCCACTGTTTTAGTTGGTCTAGCTCCAATTAAAGATGTGGTTGATCCTAAGACTGGCGCTATTACCAGTACAGGAATTTTGAGTGCTTTTAGTAATTCTGCTTCATGGCTGATTGCTATGGCCTTTATCATGGCATATGGTATTAGTAAAACGGGCTTAGGTAATCGAATCGCCTACTGGATGATTAGGCGTTTTGGGAAAAAGTCAATTGGTATTGGTTATGCGATTACTGGTTTGGAACTGATTTTAGGAGCCTTAATTCCTTCTAATAGTGCGAGAACTGGTGGAGTAGTTTGGCCAGTAACTGAGTCGATCTCTAAAGACTATGATTCGTATCCTAACGATCCATCTCGTAAAAAAATTGGTGCTTATTTGGACTTTACAGCTTTTCATGCCAATGTTTTATCGACTGCATTGTTTATTACTGGTGCTGCGCCTAATATGGTCGCAGTTCAAATGGCGGCACAAAAGGGCTATTCAATGACCTGGATTAGTTGGTTTGTAGCTGCGATTGTTCCAGTATTAGTAGCAACGATCATTATTCCAATTGTAATTTACAAGATTTATCCTCCTGAGATTAAAGAGACCCCTAATGCCGAAAAGTGGGCTAATGATCACTTAACTGAAATGGGCAAGATAACCAAGCCAGAAAAGATTATGGCTACCGTTTTTGTTTTGGCAATTGTATTATGGGTTTTGTCAGGGGTATTTGATATTCCACAGTTAGATTCAACTTTTGTGGCTTTCTTAGCAGTCGCATTATTACTGATAACAGGAGTTTTAACTATGAGTGATGTGTTAAAGCAAACAGGTGCTTGGAATATCTTAATTTGGCTCTCGATCTTGGTCTTTATGGCTAGCAAGTTAATTGCTTTTGGCTTTATTGATTGGTTCTCAAAGACTATTCAATCTAGTCTGAGTGGTATTAATTGGGGCATTGTCTTAATAGTTTTAGTACTGTTAATGTTCTATACGCACTACTTCTTTGCTAGCGGAACTGCCCACATGACAGCACTATATCTGCCTTTTCTATCTGTTGCCGTTGCAACAGGTGCACCTCTGCCATTAGCAGCAATGCTACTTGCTTTTACTGGTGCGATTAATGCTTCAACTACTCATTATGCTAATGGACCAGCTTCAATCTTGGCAACGACTGGTTATGTCAAACAAGGCGAGTGGTGGAAACTGAACTTTGTATTGGGTTTGGTTTACTTGGTAATCTTTGGCGGTGTTGGTGCGTTATGGATGAAAGTAATTGGAATGTGGTAA